One segment of Mycoplasma sp. E35C DNA contains the following:
- a CDS encoding YbhB/YbcL family Raf kinase inhibitor-like protein, with translation MNKKTAIRSECFEQRDNGIYLKNETVKQKNGRYESLDLAWDPIEGAKSYALVLLDYEASRVVGQAFIHWIVANIKNNQLAYAANINDQSIIQGLNSTAQAATDVSRGVMIECVPNKFKNKPKAASDYLPPLPPDDTHLYTIRIYGLDVEDTQLPAQFNLSELNNKIISHCVGEHELHFWYKPQ, from the coding sequence ATGAATAAAAAAACAGCAATTCGTTCAGAATGTTTTGAACAAAGAGATAACGGTATTTATTTAAAAAATGAAACTGTTAAACAAAAAAATGGGCGATATGAAAGTCTAGATTTAGCTTGAGACCCGATCGAAGGTGCTAAAAGCTATGCTTTAGTTTTATTAGATTATGAAGCTTCTCGTGTTGTTGGACAAGCGTTTATTCACTGAATTGTGGCAAACATTAAGAACAATCAATTAGCTTATGCTGCAAACATTAATGATCAAAGCATTATCCAAGGTTTAAACTCAACAGCTCAAGCAGCTACTGATGTTTCAAGAGGGGTAATGATTGAATGTGTCCCTAATAAGTTTAAAAATAAACCAAAAGCTGCTAGTGACTACTTACCACCACTTCCACCAGATGATACACACCTATACACAATTCGCATCTATGGTTTAGATGTTGAAGATACGCAATTACCAGCACAATTTAACTTATCTGAATTAAATAATAAGATTATTAGCCACTGTGTTGGTGAACACGAATTACACTTCTGATACAAGCCGCAATAA
- a CDS encoding aldo/keto reductase, which yields MKYNLLANNYKMPSIGFGTYKLQEGDECINAVKQALLTGYRHIDGAKIYNNQKSVGEGIRQSKIDRSEIFLTSKVWNTDKGYQSTKDAFYNTIEELGVSYLDLYLIHWPIGADFKDNWQEVNAETWRAMEELYLEGKIKSIGVSNFLEHHLEALKKTAKILPMVNQIEFHPGCLQPEIVDYCKKNNILIQAWSPFSQSKILEQKKLVELAEQYEVSVAQLILKWIIQKDIVPLPKSKTNERIKSNFDVFGFMIDQADVKTIDELTDCESSGYHPDKVDF from the coding sequence ATGAAATATAACTTATTAGCTAATAATTATAAAATGCCAAGCATTGGTTTTGGCACTTATAAACTTCAAGAAGGCGATGAATGTATTAATGCTGTTAAACAAGCATTATTAACTGGATATCGTCATATTGATGGCGCTAAAATTTATAACAATCAAAAATCAGTTGGTGAAGGGATAAGACAATCTAAGATTGATCGCAGTGAGATCTTTCTTACTTCAAAAGTTTGAAACACAGATAAAGGTTATCAATCAACTAAGGATGCTTTTTATAATACGATTGAAGAATTAGGTGTTAGTTATTTAGATCTTTATTTAATCCATTGACCAATAGGTGCAGATTTTAAAGATAATTGACAAGAAGTTAATGCTGAAACTTGAAGAGCAATGGAAGAATTATACCTAGAAGGTAAGATCAAATCGATTGGTGTAAGTAACTTTTTAGAACATCATCTAGAAGCATTAAAAAAGACGGCTAAAATTTTACCAATGGTAAATCAAATTGAATTTCATCCAGGATGCTTACAACCTGAAATCGTTGACTATTGTAAAAAGAATAACATCTTAATTCAAGCATGATCACCATTTTCACAATCTAAGATCTTAGAACAAAAGAAATTAGTTGAATTAGCAGAACAATACGAAGTTAGTGTGGCTCAATTAATTCTTAAGTGAATTATTCAAAAAGATATTGTTCCATTACCTAAATCAAAAACCAATGAACGCATTAAATCTAACTTTGATGTCTTTGGTTTTATGATCGATCAAGCTGATGTAAAAACGATCGATGAACTAACAGATTGCGAAAGTTCTGGCTATCACCCAGATAAAGTTGATTTTTAA
- a CDS encoding S8 family serine peptidase — MIKKKILKIISSISFSLLPFSALSVSNLEVKKDILNEENNEVGKTILQNTSLQTPNSFSESDQETKTTYDNQKISKQEINKKTVLIEIKRDISPLNVTSLVETLKNETGFLFVKKSEAIKSLILAYVDEQQINKVTDFLNNSSWVENFSFDNNKKGSDLKPNNSEYYGNITSNNSSKYGDYSQNFISNKYEKKFRDEAIRATKRYENAGNSKIAVAVLEVGGKEDITGGLIDNTNRYYFNSDSPVENNNSLFYNINTYFWSWPTYSEHATQVGSIIGGRSGVNPLLKLYGIKYNGVEWGNDIIGLDNEIGYILSHKDIKVVNNSHGAEYGKGKYTYNIRSRYIDLVAHDNPDFVFVFSAGNDGDENNKKLNNMQLSHNSIIVGSNDKKGSISSFSSQGSDTSNSPLLLANGERYNFENRRGYGTSYSAPFISGVVANTMILYKEKYQLGRNGIIAKAALGSATSNVSSNTNGQSNLQSNLNKDFGAGILDYSKLKESFDNLRYIKWKNYNEISLSPYTSYDKSSNELIIKNKFFKKGDILRTSLSWSYNGRDFFKNSKPTRIWQNVYRNENDIKNPAIKDFDLKIRNTKGQTIQKSEGYNNYEFIKVKIPEDGYYDFVISRYSDSLDKTSQEELAFTYTTER, encoded by the coding sequence ATGATAAAGAAAAAAATACTAAAAATAATTTCATCAATTTCTTTTTCTTTACTTCCTTTTTCAGCTTTATCAGTTAGCAATTTAGAAGTAAAAAAAGATATTTTAAATGAAGAAAATAATGAAGTTGGTAAAACTATTCTTCAAAATACATCCCTTCAAACCCCAAACTCTTTTTCTGAATCTGATCAAGAGACAAAAACTACTTATGACAATCAAAAGATAAGTAAACAAGAAATAAATAAAAAAACAGTTCTAATAGAAATCAAAAGAGATATTAGTCCTTTAAATGTAACTTCATTAGTAGAAACGCTTAAAAATGAAACTGGATTTTTATTTGTTAAAAAAAGCGAAGCAATAAAAAGTTTAATATTGGCTTATGTTGATGAACAACAAATAAATAAAGTTACTGATTTCTTAAATAACAGTTCTTGAGTTGAAAATTTTAGCTTTGATAACAATAAAAAAGGATCAGATCTAAAACCGAATAACAGTGAATATTATGGTAATATAACTTCTAATAATTCATCTAAATATGGTGATTATAGCCAAAATTTTATATCTAATAAATATGAAAAAAAATTTAGAGATGAAGCTATCAGAGCTACAAAAAGATATGAAAATGCAGGGAATTCAAAAATAGCCGTTGCTGTATTAGAAGTTGGAGGTAAAGAAGATATAACAGGTGGTTTAATTGATAATACAAATAGATATTATTTTAACAGCGATTCTCCAGTAGAAAATAATAATAGCTTGTTTTATAACATAAATACTTATTTTTGATCTTGACCAACTTATAGTGAACACGCAACACAAGTAGGTTCTATAATAGGAGGCAGATCTGGTGTTAATCCATTATTAAAACTATACGGAATAAAATATAACGGTGTTGAATGAGGCAACGATATCATAGGTTTAGATAATGAAATAGGTTATATTTTATCTCACAAAGACATAAAAGTTGTTAATAATTCGCATGGTGCTGAATACGGCAAGGGAAAATACACATATAATATTAGATCTAGATATATAGATTTAGTAGCTCATGATAATCCAGATTTTGTTTTTGTTTTTTCGGCAGGTAATGATGGTGATGAAAACAATAAAAAATTAAATAATATGCAATTATCTCATAATTCGATAATTGTTGGATCTAATGATAAAAAAGGTTCTATATCATCATTTTCTTCTCAAGGATCAGATACTAGCAATAGCCCGTTATTATTAGCTAATGGAGAACGCTATAATTTTGAAAATCGCAGAGGTTATGGAACCAGTTATTCTGCTCCTTTTATTTCAGGTGTAGTAGCTAATACTATGATCTTATATAAAGAAAAATATCAGTTAGGTAGAAACGGAATTATTGCTAAAGCTGCTTTAGGTTCAGCCACTTCAAATGTGTCTTCTAATACCAACGGCCAATCAAATTTACAATCAAATTTAAATAAAGATTTTGGAGCAGGAATTCTAGATTATTCTAAGTTAAAAGAATCCTTTGATAATTTAAGATATATTAAATGAAAAAATTATAATGAAATTTCTTTAAGCCCTTATACAAGCTATGATAAAAGTAGTAATGAATTAATTATTAAAAATAAGTTCTTTAAAAAAGGAGATATTTTAAGAACAAGTTTATCATGAAGTTATAATGGAAGAGATTTTTTCAAAAATTCAAAACCTACTAGAATATGACAAAATGTTTATCGTAATGAAAATGATATAAAAAATCCAGCAATTAAAGATTTTGATCTAAAAATACGTAATACCAAGGGTCAAACAATACAAAAATCTGAAGGTTATAATAATTACGAATTTATTAAGGTAAAAATTCCTGAAGATGGCTATTATGATTTTGTTATAAGTAGATATAGTGATTCGTTAGATAAAACTAGCCAAGAAGAATTAGCATTCACTTACACAACAGAAAGGTAA
- a CDS encoding C1 family peptidase, whose amino-acid sequence MAKLELKDSLKQVQALSRTKFNKQITNILNTNGVKAVAYNGYNFAQNSLSFNVDLTTLDVVNQFATGRCWIFAGLNLLRNSLAKKLNIDDLELSQAYIAFWDKFERCNYFLETITELRDQKLNDRTLTFILRNGVADGGQWTMLTNVIKKYGLVPKYVMPDSANSSSTHHVNYLINLKLNQAAAKIIANKDKPLSELNKIKTKALDEVFYLLSTIYGKLPESFDFSYTKITKSDSKDGSESRFNYHTTKVVDQKLTPLSFYQKYFSEFLEKTGFVSVINAPSQQKPFNQTFSVKYLNNVIEGEDILHHNIEQALFSYLVIKQLLNKQPVWFGCEVKSLYLNQARTFWDDQAFDYQTLFNVDLSLEKSDQLDYWLSAINHAMVLVGVDLDLDQFNKIDLEFNKLISAKKSAQAAKYLIEAMDKLTINKWKIENSWGNDVGYEGFFVMSDSYFKKYTYQATINKQIFDDLISKLNLKKDFDKKPIWLQPWDPIGTLAK is encoded by the coding sequence ATGGCAAAATTAGAACTAAAAGACTCATTAAAACAAGTTCAAGCATTAAGCCGAACTAAATTTAATAAGCAAATTACTAACATCTTAAATACTAATGGTGTTAAAGCAGTTGCTTATAATGGCTATAACTTCGCACAAAACTCGCTATCATTCAATGTTGATTTAACAACATTAGATGTTGTTAATCAGTTTGCTACTGGTAGATGTTGAATTTTTGCTGGTTTAAATTTATTAAGAAATAGCTTAGCAAAAAAACTAAACATTGATGATTTAGAATTATCACAAGCTTATATTGCTTTTTGAGATAAATTTGAACGCTGTAATTATTTCTTAGAAACAATTACTGAACTAAGAGATCAAAAATTAAACGACCGCACTTTAACATTTATTTTAAGAAACGGTGTAGCTGATGGTGGTCAATGAACAATGCTTACTAATGTCATTAAAAAATATGGATTAGTGCCAAAGTATGTGATGCCAGATTCAGCTAACTCTTCATCAACCCACCACGTTAATTATTTAATTAACTTAAAACTAAACCAAGCAGCAGCTAAGATTATTGCTAATAAAGATAAACCATTATCTGAATTAAATAAGATCAAAACTAAAGCTTTAGATGAAGTATTTTATTTATTAAGCACGATTTATGGAAAATTACCAGAAAGCTTTGATTTTAGTTATACAAAGATAACTAAAAGTGATAGCAAAGATGGTTCAGAATCACGTTTTAATTACCACACAACAAAAGTGGTTGACCAAAAATTAACACCATTAAGTTTTTATCAAAAATACTTCAGTGAGTTTTTAGAAAAAACTGGTTTTGTTTCTGTAATTAACGCTCCTTCACAACAAAAACCATTTAACCAAACTTTTAGCGTTAAATATTTAAACAATGTAATTGAAGGTGAAGACATCTTACACCATAACATCGAACAAGCTTTATTTAGTTATTTAGTAATCAAACAATTACTAAATAAACAACCTGTATGATTTGGTTGCGAAGTTAAATCATTATACTTAAACCAAGCTCGCACATTCTGGGATGATCAAGCTTTTGATTATCAAACATTATTTAATGTTGATTTAAGTTTAGAAAAATCAGATCAATTAGATTATTGACTATCAGCAATAAATCACGCTATGGTTTTAGTTGGGGTTGATTTAGATTTAGATCAATTTAATAAAATTGATCTTGAATTCAATAAGTTAATTAGTGCTAAAAAATCAGCTCAAGCAGCTAAATACTTAATTGAAGCAATGGATAAACTGACAATTAATAAGTGAAAAATTGAAAACTCATGAGGAAATGACGTTGGATATGAAGGCTTTTTTGTGATGTCAGATTCATATTTCAAAAAATACACATACCAAGCAACAATCAATAAGCAAATTTTTGATGATTTAATTTCTAAATTAAACTTAAAGAAGGATTTTGATAAAAAACCGATATGACTTCAACCATGAGACCCGATCGGAACGTTAGCGAAATAA
- a CDS encoding C1 family peptidase produces MDKNNKLDYKKYLKKNQSYQKNREYLLARNALVANDINTLATNVFNPDKNITDFLIDAQKPSLSITNQDMSGRCWIFAGLNPLRRRASENLKVSNFVFSQTYIDFWDKYERANRFLYKMIDQANVDLDDRELRMELQQAGQDGGWFGYFDNLVNKYGLVPQEVMPDSFSGHNTFALNELLQIILIKATKVIRANQKDKKKQEQVIKDTLKKVLEMLVLAYGPVPTKFDWQYVADAKKEEENKDNKPKEEKADQKNQDLKDSKQEVSQKVADNNDKKEEKDELKEIKAEFSFIKAMTPLEFSQQYVKYDSNDFMDLWTIGNDEYKINQKYELKDSNNVFEAKNFQFFNIEKNLLKLFALANLISKQTMWFACDVDHYRNNKTGGFDNQQFDYNALFNINFDIDRTEQVKHYFISSNHAMTLCGVDFDEQKTLKNQKALAKKYQKAKKINQYEFASDLINTFVFKKWKVENSWGDKFGNKGFFYMNDAWFNDYLIDVVVSKSAANKFFENPKFVDESLVKFTKQLKIEEILKDAINSKAILIDGFDPLGANVKGVK; encoded by the coding sequence ATGGATAAAAATAACAAATTAGATTACAAAAAATATCTGAAAAAAAATCAAAGTTATCAAAAAAATCGTGAATATTTATTAGCAAGAAATGCGCTAGTAGCTAATGACATTAATACTTTAGCAACTAATGTTTTTAATCCTGATAAAAATATCACTGACTTCTTAATTGATGCCCAAAAACCATCATTAAGCATCACTAACCAAGATATGAGTGGTCGCTGCTGAATTTTTGCTGGTTTAAACCCATTAAGAAGAAGAGCATCTGAAAATCTTAAAGTATCAAACTTCGTATTTTCACAAACATACATTGATTTTTGGGATAAATACGAACGTGCTAATCGTTTCTTATACAAAATGATTGATCAAGCTAATGTTGATTTAGATGATCGTGAGTTAAGAATGGAATTACAACAAGCTGGCCAAGATGGTGGTTGGTTTGGTTATTTTGATAACTTAGTAAATAAATACGGTTTAGTACCCCAAGAAGTAATGCCAGATAGTTTTTCTGGTCACAACACTTTTGCTTTAAATGAGTTATTACAAATCATCTTAATTAAAGCAACAAAAGTTATTCGTGCTAACCAAAAAGATAAGAAAAAACAAGAACAAGTTATTAAAGATACCCTTAAAAAAGTTCTTGAAATGTTAGTTTTAGCATACGGTCCAGTGCCAACTAAATTTGATTGACAATATGTTGCTGATGCTAAAAAAGAAGAAGAAAACAAAGACAATAAACCAAAAGAAGAAAAAGCAGATCAAAAAAACCAAGATCTAAAAGATAGCAAACAAGAAGTTAGTCAAAAAGTTGCTGATAATAACGATAAAAAAGAAGAAAAAGATGAACTAAAAGAAATCAAAGCTGAATTTAGTTTTATCAAAGCTATGACACCATTAGAATTCTCACAACAATATGTGAAATATGATTCTAATGACTTTATGGATCTTTGAACAATTGGTAATGATGAATATAAGATTAACCAAAAATACGAATTAAAAGATTCAAACAACGTTTTTGAAGCAAAGAATTTCCAATTCTTTAATATTGAAAAAAACTTATTAAAACTATTTGCACTAGCTAATCTAATTTCAAAACAAACAATGTGATTTGCTTGTGATGTTGATCATTACAGAAACAATAAAACTGGTGGATTTGATAATCAACAATTTGATTACAACGCATTATTTAATATCAACTTCGATATTGATCGCACTGAACAAGTAAAACACTATTTCATTTCTTCAAACCACGCAATGACTTTATGTGGTGTTGATTTTGATGAGCAAAAAACTTTAAAAAACCAAAAAGCATTAGCTAAAAAATATCAAAAAGCTAAGAAGATTAACCAATACGAATTTGCTAGTGATTTAATTAACACTTTTGTTTTCAAAAAATGAAAAGTTGAAAACTCATGAGGTGATAAGTTTGGTAACAAAGGGTTCTTCTACATGAACGATGCTTGATTTAATGACTATTTAATTGATGTTGTTGTTTCAAAATCAGCAGCTAATAAATTCTTTGAAAATCCTAAATTTGTTGACGAAAGCTTAGTTAAATTCACTAAACAATTAAAGATTGAAGAAATCTTAAAAGACGCAATCAATTCAAAAGCAATCTTAATTGACGGTTTTGATCCACTAGGTGCTAATGTGAAAGGAGTTAAATAA
- the smpB gene encoding SsrA-binding protein — MRLLVNNKKAKFNYELLDKYEAGISLTGNEVKSLALGHGSLDDSYVIIRKNEAYILNLLVPKYRFDTSKTNNETRTRKLLLHKHEILKIDLVKKQQSLVIIPYQIYFSKNKIKVSIYLAKPKKLHDKRDSLKNRDASREMRRY, encoded by the coding sequence ATGCGATTATTAGTTAATAATAAAAAAGCAAAATTTAATTACGAACTACTTGATAAGTATGAAGCAGGCATTTCATTAACAGGTAATGAGGTTAAATCATTAGCTCTGGGTCATGGAAGTCTAGATGATAGTTATGTCATTATTCGCAAAAATGAAGCTTACATACTTAATTTATTAGTGCCAAAATATCGCTTTGATACTTCTAAAACTAATAATGAAACTAGAACCAGAAAGCTTTTATTGCATAAACATGAAATCTTAAAGATTGACTTAGTTAAAAAACAACAATCTTTAGTGATCATTCCTTATCAAATTTATTTTTCAAAAAACAAAATCAAGGTTAGCATTTATCTAGCTAAACCTAAAAAACTTCATGACAAGCGCGATAGTTTAAAAAATCGTGATGCTAGTCGTGAAATGAGAAGGTATTAA
- a CDS encoding aminopeptidase P family protein translates to MLLEDYKFKHDIIKTELSKHKADAILFTSDQNRLWFTEFNSSAGFLLVTKNKSVLIIDSRYFEAASKSISDTEVVLLSANALSDVAKKLKIKHLLIEADYLTYQYQPMLDKISEKQTPIDTQTLRAIKTPTELKKLKKVIAITKEVGNKLPEMLKVGMTEMQLAKMVTFALIEAGGEKNSFDPIVASGPNGSKPHHKPTNRKFKDGDFITIDFGTIYQGFCSDITRTWVLNKPKNQRLINAYKMVDKANQAGINVARSDLTGQEVDKVCRDIIDGSEFKGTFAHSTGHGVGIDIHEKPNVSSAYTQKLGVDAIVTIEPGIYIPEVGGIRIEDMIQVKEKKSVWLSKEILRMKL, encoded by the coding sequence ATGTTGTTGGAAGATTACAAATTCAAACACGACATTATTAAAACTGAATTATCAAAACACAAAGCAGACGCAATTTTATTCACTTCTGACCAAAATCGTTTATGATTTACAGAATTTAATTCTTCTGCTGGTTTTTTATTAGTTACAAAAAATAAATCAGTTTTAATAATTGACTCTCGTTATTTTGAAGCAGCTTCAAAATCAATTAGTGATACTGAAGTTGTTTTATTATCAGCCAACGCTTTAAGTGATGTTGCTAAAAAATTAAAAATCAAGCACTTATTAATTGAAGCTGATTATTTAACATACCAATACCAACCAATGCTTGATAAGATTAGTGAAAAGCAAACACCAATCGATACGCAAACATTAAGAGCAATTAAAACACCAACTGAATTAAAAAAATTAAAGAAAGTAATAGCAATTACTAAAGAAGTTGGTAACAAACTACCTGAAATGCTAAAAGTAGGCATGACTGAAATGCAATTAGCTAAGATGGTAACTTTTGCTTTAATTGAAGCTGGTGGTGAAAAAAATTCATTTGATCCAATTGTAGCTTCTGGTCCAAACGGTTCAAAACCACACCACAAACCAACTAACCGTAAATTTAAAGACGGTGATTTTATTACCATTGATTTTGGAACAATCTATCAAGGTTTTTGTAGTGATATCACAAGAACATGAGTTCTAAACAAACCAAAAAACCAAAGATTAATTAATGCTTATAAGATGGTTGATAAAGCTAACCAAGCAGGAATTAATGTTGCTAGAAGTGATTTAACTGGTCAAGAAGTTGACAAAGTTTGTCGCGATATTATTGATGGTTCTGAATTCAAGGGCACTTTTGCTCACTCAACAGGTCATGGGGTTGGTATTGACATCCATGAAAAACCAAACGTATCATCAGCTTATACTCAAAAATTAGGCGTTGATGCAATTGTAACAATTGAACCTGGAATTTATATCCCAGAAGTTGGTGGAATCAGAATCGAAGACATGATCCAAGTTAAAGAGAAAAAATCTGTGTGATTGTCTAAAGAAATCTTAAGAATGAAGTTATAA
- the rpmG gene encoding 50S ribosomal protein L33, whose protein sequence is MAQKRGTRLGCDACNEINYITRKNAKKNPEKLSLNKYCSRCRQTTVHKEVKRK, encoded by the coding sequence ATGGCACAAAAACGTGGAACTAGATTAGGATGTGATGCATGTAATGAAATTAATTACATTACAAGAAAAAATGCTAAGAAAAATCCTGAAAAACTAAGTTTAAACAAATACTGTTCTAGATGTCGTCAAACAACAGTTCACAAAGAGGTTAAACGTAAATAA
- a CDS encoding arginine deiminase family protein, which yields MAINKKKSKKKTTKKSKKKVAKKANLAKPINNTQLTTIDDLSARLKAKEHDHFNVYSNASKLKEVILYRPGIEVERIIKKSDASFSSSKHLERIQKEHDILSAILQKNGVKVHYLNVMLASALDAGGDELKEEFIQRFIIEAKITSLSAFNTLFNYFRSFNSNLEMINAMIAGVKKNEVPSLIIDRFSDLVLSDSAYYIEPLNDFLLQQRYFSTIGSGVVIFKHNDDYFNRHTLFYEYLVKFHPRFNNVNLYFSRENDNCYLANEDILLVNKNTLLISVSKNTNVLGIELFARNLYNDPNNKILRIIVCAKKDSSEFVSMNQIIASLDYDKFIVNQKVLGEIIFFELLASNQKDIDGLNKVEFKEIDISFEELIELIIKRRPKFILSGGGDEMNSISEANNSCLEVLMIKPTEVIVYDRNKITNHLLLQQGFVVHYLPSAELARTNSGVNNLVIPLIRE from the coding sequence GTGGCAATTAATAAGAAAAAATCTAAGAAAAAGACAACTAAAAAATCAAAGAAAAAAGTTGCTAAAAAAGCTAATTTAGCTAAACCAATTAACAACACCCAACTAACAACAATTGATGATCTATCAGCTCGTTTAAAAGCTAAAGAACATGATCATTTCAATGTTTATAGTAATGCTTCAAAATTAAAAGAAGTTATTTTATACCGTCCAGGGATTGAAGTTGAACGCATTATTAAAAAATCTGATGCTTCATTTAGTAGTTCTAAACACTTAGAAAGAATTCAAAAAGAGCATGATATTTTAAGTGCAATTTTACAAAAAAACGGTGTTAAGGTTCATTATTTAAATGTAATGTTGGCTAGCGCGTTAGATGCTGGTGGTGATGAATTAAAAGAAGAATTTATTCAACGATTCATTATTGAAGCTAAGATTACTAGTTTATCTGCTTTCAACACATTATTTAATTATTTCAGAAGCTTTAATTCAAACTTAGAAATGATTAATGCAATGATTGCAGGAGTGAAGAAAAACGAAGTTCCTTCATTAATTATTGATCGCTTTAGTGATCTAGTTTTAAGTGATAGCGCTTATTATATTGAACCATTAAATGATTTCTTATTACAACAACGTTATTTTTCAACAATTGGTAGTGGGGTTGTAATCTTTAAACATAATGATGATTATTTCAATCGCCACACATTGTTTTATGAATATCTAGTTAAATTCCACCCAAGATTTAACAATGTTAATCTTTATTTCTCAAGAGAAAATGACAATTGTTATTTAGCTAATGAAGATATTTTATTGGTTAATAAAAATACATTATTAATTAGTGTTTCAAAAAATACTAATGTTCTAGGTATTGAATTATTCGCAAGAAATTTATACAACGATCCAAATAATAAAATTTTAAGAATTATTGTTTGTGCTAAAAAAGACAGCAGTGAATTTGTCAGCATGAATCAAATAATTGCTAGCTTAGATTATGATAAATTTATTGTTAATCAAAAAGTATTAGGTGAAATCATCTTCTTTGAATTATTAGCTTCAAATCAAAAAGATATTGATGGCTTAAATAAAGTTGAATTCAAAGAAATTGACATTTCATTTGAAGAATTAATTGAATTAATCATCAAAAGAAGACCAAAATTCATCCTTTCAGGTGGTGGTGATGAAATGAATTCAATTAGTGAAGCAAACAATTCTTGCTTAGAAGTATTAATGATCAAACCAACCGAAGTAATTGTGTATGATCGTAACAAGATTACTAACCACTTACTATTACAACAAGGATTTGTTGTGCACTACTTACCATCAGCTGAATTAGCTCGAACAAATAGTGGTGTAAATAATTTAGTTATTCCATTAATAAGAGAATAA
- the udk gene encoding uridine kinase: MLNDKPMMIAIAGGSGSGKSTITQLIIKAIKKHTNLKVSTVCLDNYYKPFSELSLEARKKLNYDDPNSLDWDQVYNDLIKLQNNQAIKMPVYDYKNYTRSVKYKLIKPSDIIIFEGILSLHNEDILKLTNFKLFIDTPSDERLARRIERDCLERARDIKQVLKQWRDQVRIMHRKYVQKQKEEANLILPWYTLNHEGMSIIQNAIIKIAKDHAL; encoded by the coding sequence ATGTTAAATGACAAGCCAATGATGATTGCAATTGCTGGTGGCAGTGGTTCTGGTAAATCAACAATTACGCAATTAATTATTAAAGCAATTAAGAAGCATACCAATCTAAAAGTATCAACTGTTTGTTTGGATAATTATTACAAACCTTTTAGTGAATTATCACTAGAAGCTAGAAAAAAACTTAATTATGATGATCCAAACAGTTTAGATTGAGATCAAGTTTATAATGATCTGATTAAGTTGCAAAATAATCAAGCAATTAAAATGCCTGTTTATGATTATAAAAACTACACCAGATCTGTTAAATATAAACTAATAAAACCAAGCGATATTATTATTTTTGAAGGGATCTTATCATTACATAATGAAGATATCTTAAAACTAACTAACTTCAAATTATTTATTGACACTCCATCTGATGAACGTTTAGCTCGAAGAATTGAACGTGATTGTTTAGAACGTGCCAGGGACATTAAACAGGTTTTAAAACAATGACGTGATCAAGTAAGAATCATGCACCGTAAGTATGTGCAAAAACAAAAAGAAGAAGCAAACTTAATCTTACCGTGATATACCCTAAATCACGAAGGAATGAGTATTATTCAGAATGCAATAATTAAGATTGCCAAAGATCATGCGTTATAG